One window from the genome of Candidatus Zixiibacteriota bacterium encodes:
- a CDS encoding response regulator, protein MHTADRPDESILLVESDKETLAQMEPLLSSNKRKSLVALSFKQAVAKLESDSSIDLVLCSARISGGCAADLVRFVKRTPRFQYIPVIVYGSNCSPQDILSIGRLGVDAVLSIPVDKDQLEKRIAQMIADGKRRVLVIDDEPVIRDILAEMLSLERFKVLTADSAETGLEILDQQRVHIVVSDILLPGKSGLELLTEIKAKDSNMPVILITGYAGRYTTSDAIAAGADGYFVKPFKNIELVRILHQVLAQYETKVLAKAAR, encoded by the coding sequence TTGCATACCGCGGATCGCCCTGACGAGAGCATCCTGCTCGTCGAAAGTGACAAAGAGACACTCGCCCAGATGGAACCTCTCCTCTCAAGCAATAAGAGGAAAAGTCTGGTGGCTCTCTCGTTCAAGCAGGCGGTGGCCAAACTGGAGTCTGATTCCTCGATCGATCTTGTCCTTTGCAGCGCACGTATTTCGGGCGGCTGCGCCGCCGACCTGGTTCGGTTCGTCAAACGGACCCCCCGTTTTCAGTATATCCCGGTTATTGTCTACGGCTCCAATTGCAGCCCGCAGGATATATTGTCGATAGGCCGGCTCGGGGTCGATGCTGTCCTTTCGATCCCGGTTGACAAGGACCAGCTTGAGAAGCGGATCGCACAGATGATCGCCGACGGTAAGCGGCGTGTTCTGGTCATCGACGACGAGCCCGTCATACGCGATATACTGGCCGAAATGCTCTCGCTGGAACGATTCAAGGTCCTCACGGCCGATTCAGCCGAGACAGGTCTGGAGATACTTGACCAGCAGAGGGTACACATAGTGGTATCAGATATTCTCCTGCCGGGGAAAAGTGGACTCGAGCTTCTCACCGAGATCAAAGCCAAAGATTCCAATATGCCGGTCATACTTATCACCGGTTATGCGGGTCGGTACACGACCAGCGATGCCATTGCCGCAGGCGCCGACGGATATTTTGTCAAACCGTTCAAGAATATCGAGCTCGTGCGAATTCTCCACCAGGTTCTCGCTCAGTACGAGACCAAGGTCCTCGCCAAAGCGGCCCGATAG
- the tadA gene encoding tRNA adenosine(34) deaminase TadA: MSPEQYPQYMELALREAELAFEESEVPVGAIVVHENRVIGRGHNRTIALHDATAHAEIIALSAAYEHFGDWRLEHCYLFSTLEPCVMCAGAAVLSRVKTIVYGAKDPKFGGCESIFQIPTEPRLNHRCEIVGGIMEAEVSDLMRQFFQQVRQNKREVN; the protein is encoded by the coding sequence ATGAGCCCTGAACAATATCCCCAATACATGGAACTTGCGCTCCGCGAGGCGGAGCTGGCGTTTGAGGAGTCGGAAGTACCGGTGGGGGCGATTGTCGTGCACGAGAATCGGGTGATCGGGCGCGGCCATAACCGTACTATCGCGCTGCACGACGCCACCGCCCACGCCGAGATCATCGCGCTGTCGGCTGCTTACGAGCATTTTGGCGATTGGCGGCTCGAGCATTGCTATCTTTTTTCGACACTGGAGCCATGCGTGATGTGTGCGGGGGCGGCGGTTTTGTCTCGTGTGAAGACCATAGTGTATGGCGCCAAAGACCCCAAGTTCGGCGGCTGCGAATCGATATTTCAAATCCCGACCGAACCCCGCCTTAATCATCGGTGCGAAATAGTGGGTGGAATAATGGAAGCCGAGGTTTCGGACCTGATGCGGCAGTTTTTCCAGCAGGTACGTCAGAACAAGAGGGAGGTCAATTGA
- a CDS encoding MBL fold metallo-hydrolase — MIQLGFHGAAGTVTGSKYLLTVDKRKILVDCGMFQGAKELRERNWAPPPFDPAEIEAVVLTHGHVDHIGYLPRLVRQGFKGKIYATIPTCDIVAITLRDTANLQMEDADYRNRKRLTHHPVALPLFTEDDAEETIRHLAPLPFNVWTRIGEEIRFRYHVVGHILGAASVEIEMNDGSREVSILFSGDIGRYGNPVTRNPAEPPSCDYLVCESTYGGRVHPAEDPHTEFASLIKEIQSCGGVLVIPAFAIGRTQQITYLVNDLIQHNWIRPIEVHIDSPMAISATDIYVKYASYHSLDVQQAGGIEAVLEGPRVHRHRKRTASKKLNRLRGPAIIISASGMCAGGRIMHHLLNRLGDPKNIVALVGFMAEGTVGRKLADGDKLVYIHKTPVEVRAKTARLGGLSGHADYFEIMHWLEPMKPPKRVFLTHGEPTQSQAMADHLKQERGWPTHIPELGETVEL; from the coding sequence ATGATACAACTGGGATTTCACGGCGCAGCCGGTACAGTCACCGGCTCAAAATACCTCCTCACCGTCGACAAGCGAAAAATCCTGGTGGATTGCGGCATGTTTCAGGGAGCCAAAGAACTGCGGGAACGTAACTGGGCGCCCCCGCCGTTCGACCCTGCCGAGATCGAGGCTGTCGTGCTTACCCACGGCCATGTGGACCACATCGGGTATCTGCCGCGGTTGGTCAGGCAGGGGTTCAAGGGGAAGATCTACGCCACAATTCCGACCTGCGATATTGTAGCGATCACGCTCCGGGACACCGCCAATCTCCAGATGGAAGACGCCGATTACCGTAACCGCAAGCGGTTGACGCACCACCCGGTCGCATTGCCGCTTTTCACGGAGGACGATGCGGAAGAGACTATCCGACATCTGGCCCCGCTGCCGTTCAACGTGTGGACTCGTATCGGAGAAGAGATTCGTTTCCGGTATCACGTGGTTGGCCATATCCTTGGAGCGGCGTCGGTAGAAATAGAAATGAATGACGGCTCGCGCGAGGTATCGATTTTGTTTTCGGGAGATATAGGCCGGTACGGCAATCCGGTCACACGCAATCCTGCCGAACCTCCAAGCTGCGATTACCTGGTGTGTGAATCCACTTACGGAGGCCGCGTGCACCCGGCCGAGGATCCACACACTGAGTTCGCCAGTCTTATCAAGGAGATACAATCGTGCGGAGGCGTGCTGGTGATCCCGGCGTTTGCTATTGGCCGCACGCAGCAGATCACCTACCTGGTCAATGACCTGATACAACACAACTGGATCCGGCCGATCGAGGTGCATATTGATTCTCCAATGGCCATTTCCGCCACTGACATCTATGTGAAGTACGCTTCCTATCATTCTCTCGATGTTCAGCAAGCGGGCGGTATTGAAGCTGTGCTTGAAGGACCTCGTGTGCATCGTCACCGCAAGCGGACCGCCTCCAAGAAACTGAACCGACTTCGCGGTCCGGCGATCATCATCTCGGCCAGCGGCATGTGCGCCGGCGGGCGCATCATGCACCACCTGTTGAATCGCCTGGGAGACCCGAAAAACATCGTAGCACTGGTCGGGTTCATGGCGGAAGGCACGGTTGGTAGAAAGCTTGCCGATGGCGACAAGCTGGTATATATCCACAAAACGCCAGTTGAGGTACGGGCGAAGACCGCACGTCTGGGGGGTCTGTCGGGTCATGCCGACTATTTCGAGATCATGCACTGGCTTGAGCCTATGAAGCCTCCGAAACGTGTGTTTCTGACTCATGGCGAACCAACTCAGAGCCAGGCGATGGCAGACCATTTGAAGCAGGAGAGAGGGTGGCCAACCCACATCCCGGAATTGGGCGAGACCGTTGAATTGTAG
- a CDS encoding PKD domain-containing protein, with protein MGKADISGFWSCCVSALAVVAATTLAVAPDLSAQTPQWCPAAPVPLCADGPGQLCVTLPIPDGISVSVDGATWNNGSFCFQAPAAGTYQFQVIANLGTQVDSCSVTVEVSFGAAPQIVCPGEPFQLSLCAPGKVCLVVPTKNAASVIASGAEVNDSGLCIQVDSSGVYYATVIAVNACGADTCVVSAVVTIEAKPAVGCTDTIFTIEQCEFAEVCVPVPVRDANQVTTSLGSWRNDTLCFFPDTAGYYLISVRGTNYCGSSECTVAVQIIKREKPAIIVPFTPPSIAICGPGPVCVPCLIVGADQVLVGGGEWASDTLCFSADTSGLYTFNISATNDCGTNTVDGFGVHVTVDAIPGLLCPTDTLQFAGCDTVVCIDVPLVVTNADTLIVTGGTYAEGQLCFTAGESGVYAFAVTAKNRCGQKTCEFFVSVTREMPPFVHCPLIELNASVCYPGDTACVELPIDRADIIGVSGVVGGHWVNGRLCFVTDSQTAYSASVMATNTCGSVECDVFVNVEFAQRPQIVCPPEPISVSVCGAAEVCIDLPITGATAVFLDGATWQEGRLCFSPVEPGSYSFEVVAFGTCENDTCMLTINVESGSVPIIDCWQEDPEQFTPCGAGEVCRWIGGRITGATDVEVVGGSYVEGNLCFFADTVGLYRHTVIAANDCGADTCAFYSQVWFVPSPEACFTTSSGTRPLEVQFTNCTPDLLSAGYTWDFGDGTTEVGTFHPVHQYQYSGCYLVTMVAGNWCGSDTVADSVCVSLAGIVTPTDQWISIYCQNPTFNGAPLQPGDEIGAHDPSGRLCGLAVVEPDGSFGFAPVYRDDGYTTEDEGAIPGDTLRFSINGVFVLVNPPVVWTEMGDRIPVCEFTDLHQVCRTLHLKTGWNLISFNVAYSEPIKTALQNIWLYVDVVLGFDRKGLTYDPFLEQYSTLDRLDHRHGYWFKMRDNVDLDLCGYDINPDDAIAIYRGWNLVSYWPYGILSVEDGFASILDNLELAYTFEDAILIWRATQPQFNTLTELKPNLGYWVKSSADDVLAYPGFGGGGPIVDSNGGVSDVPPSRSWMSIYGSRVMLDGVELANGTLIEAYTQSGTRCGAGVYENGVLKFLPIYGYDDADASLQLYPQEGDPVSLHVGGVRVYPDIVMQPSGGRLRTEALSLTPTGVDDEEMLPRQFALAQNYPNPFNPTTTISFELPMAKRVRIDIYNVMGQRVTTLVDAHYEAGQHSVEFDATGVDGHPLAGGMYIYRLEAGTFVETRKMILLK; from the coding sequence ATGGGAAAGGCTGATATTTCTGGCTTCTGGAGCTGCTGCGTAAGTGCGCTGGCGGTTGTCGCGGCGACGACTCTCGCAGTAGCGCCCGACCTCTCTGCACAGACCCCGCAATGGTGTCCGGCAGCGCCAGTGCCGCTATGCGCGGATGGTCCGGGGCAACTATGCGTGACGCTGCCAATTCCGGATGGCATTTCGGTCTCGGTCGACGGGGCCACCTGGAATAACGGGTCGTTCTGCTTTCAGGCTCCGGCTGCGGGAACTTATCAGTTTCAGGTGATTGCCAATCTCGGTACTCAGGTTGATTCCTGCTCTGTCACGGTCGAAGTCTCTTTCGGTGCTGCCCCGCAGATTGTCTGTCCAGGGGAGCCGTTCCAACTGTCGCTGTGTGCTCCCGGCAAGGTCTGTCTGGTCGTCCCCACCAAGAACGCAGCATCCGTAATAGCCTCTGGTGCGGAAGTGAACGACAGCGGGCTTTGCATCCAGGTGGATTCATCGGGTGTCTACTACGCTACCGTTATCGCAGTCAACGCCTGCGGCGCAGACACCTGTGTTGTCTCCGCCGTAGTGACGATCGAAGCGAAACCTGCAGTCGGTTGCACCGACACTATATTCACGATTGAACAGTGCGAGTTCGCCGAGGTTTGTGTGCCGGTACCTGTTCGCGATGCAAATCAAGTGACAACGAGTCTGGGATCGTGGCGCAATGACACGCTCTGCTTTTTCCCGGACACAGCCGGCTACTATCTCATATCGGTTCGGGGTACGAATTACTGCGGAAGCAGCGAGTGCACTGTCGCAGTCCAGATCATCAAGCGCGAAAAACCGGCCATCATCGTGCCGTTTACGCCGCCATCGATAGCGATCTGTGGCCCCGGCCCGGTCTGTGTTCCGTGTCTAATTGTCGGTGCCGATCAGGTCCTGGTCGGTGGGGGCGAGTGGGCCAGTGACACGCTCTGTTTCAGCGCTGATACATCCGGACTGTACACATTCAACATTTCTGCGACCAATGACTGCGGTACAAATACGGTCGATGGCTTTGGTGTACATGTCACTGTCGACGCGATTCCCGGCCTGCTCTGTCCGACTGACACCCTGCAATTCGCCGGCTGTGACACGGTCGTTTGTATAGATGTCCCGCTGGTGGTCACGAATGCCGACACGCTCATCGTGACCGGTGGCACGTATGCCGAGGGGCAGCTTTGTTTCACCGCCGGAGAGTCCGGAGTGTATGCATTCGCGGTTACCGCGAAGAACAGGTGTGGTCAGAAGACCTGCGAATTCTTCGTCAGCGTCACCCGGGAAATGCCGCCGTTTGTTCATTGTCCTCTTATCGAATTGAACGCCTCGGTATGCTATCCCGGCGATACAGCCTGCGTTGAATTGCCGATCGATCGGGCCGATATCATCGGTGTAAGCGGCGTCGTGGGTGGTCACTGGGTAAACGGCCGTCTCTGTTTTGTCACGGACTCTCAGACAGCCTACTCGGCATCTGTCATGGCGACGAATACCTGTGGTAGTGTGGAGTGCGATGTTTTTGTGAATGTCGAATTCGCCCAGCGACCACAGATCGTCTGTCCTCCGGAACCGATTTCAGTTTCGGTGTGTGGAGCGGCCGAGGTCTGTATCGATCTACCGATCACCGGTGCGACAGCCGTGTTTCTGGACGGCGCCACTTGGCAGGAGGGCCGGCTTTGCTTCTCGCCGGTGGAACCCGGAAGCTACAGTTTTGAAGTGGTTGCGTTTGGTACGTGTGAGAATGACACATGTATGCTTACTATAAACGTCGAGTCCGGTTCGGTGCCCATTATAGATTGCTGGCAGGAGGATCCGGAACAGTTTACGCCTTGTGGAGCGGGCGAGGTATGTCGTTGGATCGGTGGACGAATCACCGGCGCGACGGATGTCGAGGTCGTCGGCGGCTCCTACGTCGAGGGGAACCTCTGTTTCTTTGCCGATACGGTCGGGCTCTACAGGCATACTGTAATCGCCGCCAACGACTGTGGCGCCGACACCTGTGCGTTCTATTCACAAGTCTGGTTCGTGCCCTCTCCTGAAGCTTGCTTCACGACCAGTAGTGGAACGAGACCTCTGGAAGTGCAATTCACAAATTGCACTCCGGACCTTCTCTCTGCCGGGTACACTTGGGACTTCGGCGATGGAACAACCGAAGTCGGCACGTTCCATCCAGTTCACCAGTACCAATACTCAGGGTGCTACCTGGTGACGATGGTTGCCGGGAATTGGTGCGGGAGTGACACCGTAGCTGATAGTGTGTGCGTCAGTCTGGCCGGAATCGTAACGCCGACCGACCAGTGGATAAGTATCTACTGCCAGAACCCTACTTTCAATGGAGCGCCATTGCAACCCGGTGATGAGATCGGTGCACACGACCCATCAGGCAGGCTGTGCGGACTGGCTGTAGTCGAGCCAGATGGTTCATTCGGATTCGCACCGGTCTATCGGGATGATGGATACACGACGGAAGATGAAGGCGCAATTCCGGGGGATACGCTTCGTTTCAGCATCAATGGTGTATTCGTACTTGTCAATCCGCCTGTCGTATGGACGGAAATGGGGGACCGCATCCCCGTATGCGAGTTCACCGACCTCCATCAGGTATGCCGTACACTTCATCTAAAGACCGGCTGGAATCTGATCTCGTTCAATGTCGCCTACTCAGAGCCGATCAAGACGGCTCTGCAAAACATCTGGCTGTACGTCGATGTCGTTCTCGGTTTTGACCGGAAAGGCCTCACGTACGACCCGTTCCTTGAACAGTATTCAACGCTCGACCGGCTCGATCACCGCCATGGCTATTGGTTCAAGATGCGAGACAATGTCGATCTTGACCTGTGCGGATATGATATCAACCCTGATGATGCTATCGCTATTTATAGGGGATGGAATCTTGTTTCGTACTGGCCGTATGGAATTCTGTCGGTGGAAGACGGGTTTGCGTCGATTCTCGACAACCTGGAACTGGCTTATACCTTCGAAGATGCCATTCTCATCTGGCGCGCAACACAGCCCCAGTTCAACACTCTCACCGAGTTGAAACCGAATCTCGGGTATTGGGTCAAGAGTTCAGCTGATGATGTACTCGCGTACCCCGGGTTCGGGGGGGGAGGGCCGATCGTCGATTCCAACGGGGGTGTCTCCGACGTTCCGCCATCTCGGTCCTGGATGTCCATTTACGGGTCACGCGTCATGCTCGATGGTGTTGAACTAGCTAACGGAACATTGATCGAAGCGTACACCCAGAGCGGCACACGATGTGGCGCCGGCGTCTATGAAAACGGTGTGCTCAAATTCCTGCCCATTTATGGCTATGATGATGCCGATGCTTCGCTGCAGTTGTATCCGCAGGAAGGCGACCCAGTAAGTCTCCATGTTGGCGGCGTTCGTGTCTATCCGGATATCGTCATGCAGCCAAGTGGTGGACGGCTGCGCACAGAAGCGTTGTCCTTAACCCCCACGGGAGTTGATGACGAGGAGATGCTGCCGCGGCAGTTTGCTCTGGCCCAGAACTATCCGAATCCTTTCAATCCTACCACCACGATCAGCTTCGAGCTGCCGATGGCGAAACGCGTGCGAATCGACATTTACAACGTGATGGGTCAGCGCGTCACGACCCTGGTCGATGCGCACTACGAGGCCGGTCAGCACAGTGTCGAGTTCGATGCTACAGGTGTCGACGGCCACCCGCTGGCAGGGGGCATGTATATTTATCGACTTGAAGCCGGGACGTTTGTTGAGACCCGCAAAATGATCCTGTTGAAATAA
- the tpx gene encoding thiol peroxidase, with product MERKNIVTMKGNPITLVGPELKIGDRAPEFTLLDNSLGTVRLSDSKGHVRLLSVVPSLDTKVCDIQTVTFNRRAAELPGDVRIYTISVDLPFAQSRYCAAKAVDKLQTLSDHRDVSFGTAYGLLMKEVRLLARAVLIIDKNDTIRYFQIVPEVGTEPNYDTALEALKKVAG from the coding sequence ATGGAACGGAAAAATATTGTCACTATGAAAGGAAACCCGATAACGCTGGTGGGGCCCGAGTTGAAAATCGGCGACAGGGCGCCGGAGTTTACGTTGCTGGACAACTCGCTCGGGACGGTCAGACTGTCAGACTCCAAGGGGCACGTTCGGCTTCTCTCCGTGGTGCCGTCACTCGATACCAAGGTCTGTGATATTCAGACGGTGACATTCAACAGACGGGCAGCAGAGCTTCCAGGCGATGTGCGGATCTACACGATTTCGGTCGACCTCCCCTTTGCGCAAAGCCGCTACTGCGCAGCCAAAGCGGTCGATAAGCTCCAGACACTTTCGGACCACCGCGATGTATCGTTTGGCACCGCGTATGGTCTCCTCATGAAGGAGGTGCGGCTTCTGGCGCGAGCGGTTCTGATCATCGACAAGAATGATACCATCCGTTATTTCCAGATCGTCCCCGAAGTCGGCACTGAACCGAACTACGATACCGCGCTCGAGGCTCTCAAGAAAGTGGCCGGCTGA
- a CDS encoding dicarboxylate/amino acid:cation symporter codes for MNDSSTATVRPLRRVPLHTKILLGLILGATAGVSINALYGGSNLQAAWVVHHITEPIGQLFLRLLLMTVIPLVFASLVVGVAGLGDLRTLGRVGLKSLVYTFVISAISVAIGITLANSIQPGKRVDQATAGALEAKFGTEAYQRIEASQKGKGESESPVMQVVKTLVPTNPIAAVASDPPNMLHLMFFALVLGVAVTLLPSSTSAPFVRVCEALFEIAARVIDLIMLAAPYAVACLIFTNTAQFGLDLLQALGWFVITVLLGLSLHMFGVYSLSVYFLSRIAPLEFFRRIKTVMLTAFSTSSSNATLPTALTESEHKLGVPRDINNFVLTVGATANQNGTALYEGVTVLFLAQLAGVHLTLGQQIVVAYMAILGGIGTAGVPSGSIPFIIVVLSTIHVNPSLIAIILGVDRILDMCRTTLNVTGDLTAATYVARSEGHELLRTPAAESK; via the coding sequence ATGAACGATTCGAGCACGGCAACGGTCAGGCCGCTCAGGCGGGTACCGCTACACACGAAAATCCTCCTCGGGCTGATACTCGGTGCGACAGCCGGGGTGAGCATTAACGCGCTCTACGGTGGGTCTAACCTGCAAGCTGCGTGGGTAGTTCACCACATTACTGAACCGATCGGCCAGTTGTTCCTGCGGTTGTTGCTCATGACGGTCATACCTCTGGTGTTTGCGTCGCTGGTAGTCGGTGTGGCCGGACTCGGCGATCTGAGGACGCTCGGTCGCGTCGGTCTGAAATCACTCGTCTACACATTCGTGATCTCGGCAATATCGGTTGCCATTGGCATTACCCTGGCCAACAGTATCCAGCCCGGCAAGCGGGTGGATCAAGCGACCGCCGGCGCGCTGGAAGCAAAGTTCGGTACCGAAGCATACCAGCGAATTGAAGCGTCACAGAAAGGGAAAGGGGAGTCGGAGTCGCCGGTTATGCAGGTGGTGAAAACGCTTGTGCCCACCAATCCGATCGCGGCAGTGGCGAGTGATCCGCCCAATATGCTCCATCTGATGTTCTTTGCGCTGGTGCTCGGCGTTGCTGTCACGCTGCTTCCCTCAAGCACTTCGGCGCCGTTTGTCCGAGTGTGTGAGGCCCTCTTCGAGATCGCCGCCAGGGTTATCGATCTCATAATGCTCGCTGCGCCGTACGCCGTGGCCTGCCTGATTTTCACCAACACGGCTCAATTCGGCCTGGATTTGCTTCAAGCGCTCGGCTGGTTTGTCATTACCGTTCTGCTTGGACTGTCGCTGCACATGTTTGGCGTGTACAGTTTGTCGGTCTATTTCCTGTCGCGGATAGCGCCGCTGGAGTTCTTCCGAAGAATCAAGACGGTGATGCTGACCGCGTTCTCGACCTCATCCTCCAATGCCACCCTTCCGACCGCTCTCACCGAATCGGAGCACAAGCTTGGGGTGCCGCGCGATATCAACAATTTCGTGCTTACCGTGGGAGCGACCGCCAATCAGAACGGTACTGCGTTATACGAGGGGGTGACGGTACTGTTTCTGGCGCAACTGGCCGGAGTGCACTTAACCCTCGGACAACAGATCGTGGTTGCGTATATGGCGATCCTTGGTGGCATCGGCACAGCGGGGGTACCATCCGGTTCGATCCCATTCATCATTGTGGTGTTATCGACTATTCACGTGAATCCGTCTCTCATCGCCATCATTCTCGGGGTCGACCGTATATTGGACATGTGTCGGACGACGCTGAATGTTACCGGCGATCTGACGGCAGCCACGTACGTGGCTCGTTCCGAAGGTCACGAACTTCTCAGAACTCCCGCGGCAGAATCCAAGTAG
- a CDS encoding dienelactone hydrolase family protein has translation MHTASVEYRDGEVVLEGYLAYDDALLGKRPGVLVIHEWKGLNDYARSRADQLAQLGYVAFALDMYGKGVRPQTNEDAAAQAGIYYKDLSLMRRRANAGLEALRKQPQVDTSRLAVIGYCFGGKTALELARSGADLKGAVSFHGNLSAVDPEDGKKIRCKILVCHGASDPHVPPDQVEAFEAEMTNAKVDWQLIAYGGAVHGFTNPANGSDPGAGVAYDEKADKRSWAAMREFFDEIFK, from the coding sequence ATGCATACGGCGAGCGTGGAATACCGGGACGGCGAGGTTGTTCTGGAGGGATATCTTGCCTACGATGACGCGCTGCTCGGTAAACGTCCGGGGGTGCTGGTAATACATGAGTGGAAGGGACTGAATGACTATGCCCGGTCCCGCGCGGACCAACTGGCGCAACTGGGGTATGTCGCGTTCGCGCTCGATATGTACGGCAAGGGGGTTCGCCCGCAAACCAATGAAGACGCAGCAGCTCAGGCCGGGATTTACTACAAGGACCTCTCATTGATGCGCAGGAGGGCCAATGCGGGACTTGAAGCACTCAGGAAGCAACCACAAGTCGATACGTCGCGCCTGGCGGTGATCGGCTACTGTTTTGGCGGCAAAACCGCACTGGAACTGGCTCGAAGCGGCGCCGATCTGAAAGGTGCGGTCAGCTTTCACGGCAACCTGTCAGCAGTCGATCCGGAAGATGGCAAAAAGATCAGATGCAAGATTCTGGTCTGCCACGGCGCCTCCGACCCCCATGTGCCGCCTGATCAGGTCGAGGCGTTCGAAGCCGAAATGACCAACGCCAAAGTAGACTGGCAACTGATCGCCTATGGCGGAGCTGTACATGGCTTCACGAATCCGGCCAACGGCAGTGACCCTGGAGCCGGAGTGGCCTACGATGAGAAGGCGGACAAACGCTCCTGGGCGGCAATGCGAGAGTTCTTCGACGAGATATTCAAGTAG
- a CDS encoding glycosyltransferase family 39 protein, with translation MKQFARSHPLLCVLSVAALVRLCSVLWSKGFVHSDDYYDTVTVAYNWLVNGFWGSNGFLTWNSFSSETVGRFPLYTLFLWLIMKLFQLFGSDSLNTMMYGIRAAHAAISLLPVWAVWRITRQVTGRDSWAVTGGLMVALQFAMPFLGVRNLIEMVGGNVWIVVFVFLYRHQTEARGRLLLYAGLVSGLAWMLRFQIAFAVIPIPFVLWFEARKLRPAVLYSSGVAVMLLFSVVADYYLLGRFAGSTINNLIINVGQAPLYKTIPFLYPALLLLLLVPPFSLAATWAMFNKRFFVRHRALVISFLVFLIWHMATANQQERFILPMLPVFLLMAILALWERFLCKGEITANPRTFTRICVISSAINLGLLVPVSLAYGHRGLIESVLSVRKLKPEAHVLFVQPDMRPHVPIAFADRRSKAWFVRDWAELPRLSDEALANGPVDYVVIFPTDGRPLEATLDSVAAHLGPMTQVTHITASYYDQLLYRLNPKHNDSFEAYIFRPEEA, from the coding sequence ATGAAGCAGTTCGCCCGATCTCATCCCCTGTTGTGTGTCTTGTCAGTGGCTGCGCTTGTCCGTCTCTGTTCGGTACTCTGGTCAAAAGGCTTTGTGCACTCCGACGATTACTACGATACGGTGACGGTAGCCTATAACTGGCTGGTGAACGGTTTCTGGGGAAGCAACGGGTTCCTTACGTGGAACAGCTTTTCATCGGAAACGGTCGGCCGATTCCCTCTCTACACGTTGTTTCTTTGGCTTATCATGAAGCTGTTTCAGTTATTCGGGAGCGATTCGCTTAACACCATGATGTATGGTATCCGGGCAGCGCACGCGGCGATATCGTTGCTTCCGGTCTGGGCAGTCTGGCGCATCACGCGCCAGGTGACAGGTCGGGATTCGTGGGCGGTGACGGGCGGCCTGATGGTCGCACTCCAGTTCGCCATGCCGTTTCTTGGTGTTCGAAACCTCATCGAGATGGTCGGCGGTAACGTCTGGATCGTCGTGTTCGTTTTCCTCTACCGTCATCAGACGGAGGCGCGAGGGAGGTTGTTGTTGTATGCCGGACTTGTTTCAGGGCTCGCGTGGATGCTCCGCTTTCAGATCGCCTTCGCCGTTATTCCGATACCGTTCGTGCTGTGGTTTGAGGCGCGGAAGCTTCGGCCCGCTGTCCTGTATTCAAGCGGTGTCGCCGTCATGCTGCTGTTCTCTGTGGTCGCTGATTATTATCTTCTCGGGCGATTTGCCGGGTCCACGATCAATAATCTGATCATCAATGTGGGGCAAGCGCCACTTTACAAAACGATCCCGTTCCTGTATCCCGCGCTGCTTCTTCTCCTGCTCGTACCGCCGTTCTCATTGGCGGCGACATGGGCGATGTTCAACAAGCGATTTTTTGTTCGCCATCGAGCTCTGGTCATTTCATTCCTTGTCTTCCTTATCTGGCACATGGCAACTGCGAACCAGCAGGAACGGTTCATACTCCCGATGCTGCCGGTATTTCTGCTGATGGCTATCCTGGCTTTGTGGGAGCGGTTCTTATGCAAAGGGGAAATAACCGCAAATCCACGGACGTTCACCCGGATCTGTGTCATCAGTTCGGCCATCAACCTTGGTCTGCTGGTACCCGTATCGCTGGCGTATGGTCACCGTGGGCTGATAGAATCTGTGCTCAGTGTGCGGAAGCTCAAACCGGAAGCCCATGTGCTGTTCGTGCAGCCGGACATGCGCCCCCATGTCCCCATTGCGTTCGCCGACCGGCGGTCCAAAGCCTGGTTTGTGCGAGACTGGGCGGAATTGCCGAGGTTGTCCGACGAAGCTCTGGCCAATGGACCTGTTGACTATGTCGTGATATTCCCGACTGACGGTCGACCGCTGGAGGCCACTCTTGATTCGGTGGCGGCCCACTTGGGACCAATGACACAGGTGACCCATATAACGGCATCGTATTACGATCAGTTGTTGTACCGCTTGAATCCGAAACACAACGACTCATTCGAAGCGTACATTTTTCGACCGGAGGAGGCATGA